One window of the Thermodesulfomicrobium sp. WS genome contains the following:
- the cas3 gene encoding CRISPR-associated helicase Cas3', with protein sequence MNLSKEPVMLFACFDEMFQGATGCRPYPYQSHLAQRASWPDLLEAPTGAGKTEAIVLAWLWRRRFAESQTRQQTPRRLVYCLPMRVLVEQTEARVRRWMDNLKLAEEIGVHVLMGGETDNDWDLYPEREAVLIGTQDMLLSRALNRGYALGRAHWPLPYGLLNNDCLWVFDEVQLMGSGLATSAQLAAFREKFGVWGQSPTLWVSATLRPEWLATVDFRPKVASLDLHGLMHDEWQDATSDLARRLNACKALSKARNMADDPKKLAEEIHSAHQNGQLTLVVVNTVKKAAALYEALRAATRPTPRKGKKTAEQPPSEPAPDLLLLHSRFRPPERKAKLQQLLEMEKSGGIVIATQVVEAGVDISARTLFTELSPWASFVQRVGRCNRKGEFEQAEVFWVDVDTGKKGGAAPYTPEELEAARKELKALSEVGPRALHDYLAELPEKRLTALYPYAAEHVIRRRTVEELFDTTPDLTGADIDISLYIRENDEHDVQVFWRDWEGDTPNRPEPQPEPGRDELCPTPLNKETRDWLSKNGWRWDFLEDRWTRAERITPGQIYLLHASVGGYSAEKGFDISLAAPVTPLGSVGQKPEGNESDPWSTERKIWQTIAAHTNQVVEEMDAIVQALGNLLTAEEMRQLRHAARWHDWGKAYYVFQNALTATAQPDFDLPDALHCWGKSARRSAPYEHPHFRHELASALAMLAQGHPDLAWYLVAAHHGKVRVSIRSLPGEKPAPDGKRFARGVWEGDRMPPVKLGGGVTAPEVTFSLAPMELGLSEDGRPSWAERVLQLLENYGPFRLAYLEALLCAADRRASAKAHPEVS encoded by the coding sequence ATGAATCTCTCCAAGGAGCCCGTTATGCTATTTGCATGTTTTGACGAGATGTTCCAAGGCGCCACAGGCTGCCGACCATATCCTTATCAAAGCCATCTGGCCCAGCGCGCATCATGGCCCGACTTACTCGAAGCGCCCACCGGCGCCGGCAAGACCGAAGCTATCGTGCTCGCCTGGCTGTGGCGCCGGCGCTTTGCAGAGAGCCAAACGCGCCAGCAAACGCCGCGCCGGCTGGTCTATTGCCTGCCGATGCGCGTGCTGGTGGAGCAAACCGAAGCGCGCGTGCGACGTTGGATGGACAATTTGAAACTGGCCGAGGAAATTGGGGTCCATGTGCTGATGGGCGGCGAAACGGACAACGACTGGGATTTATATCCTGAGCGCGAGGCCGTGCTCATCGGCACGCAGGATATGCTGCTCTCGCGCGCCCTCAACCGCGGCTACGCGCTGGGCCGCGCCCATTGGCCCCTGCCGTATGGCCTCCTCAACAATGATTGCCTGTGGGTGTTCGACGAAGTGCAGCTCATGGGCAGCGGCCTGGCCACCAGCGCACAGCTGGCCGCCTTCCGCGAGAAGTTTGGCGTGTGGGGCCAGAGCCCTACGCTGTGGGTCTCCGCCACCCTGCGCCCGGAATGGCTGGCGACAGTGGACTTCCGCCCCAAGGTGGCCAGCCTGGATCTGCATGGACTGATGCATGACGAGTGGCAAGACGCAACGAGCGATCTTGCCCGGCGCTTGAATGCCTGCAAGGCATTGAGCAAAGCCCGCAACATGGCCGATGACCCAAAGAAGCTGGCCGAGGAAATCCACAGCGCGCACCAGAATGGTCAATTGACACTGGTGGTGGTGAACACCGTGAAGAAAGCAGCGGCGCTGTACGAGGCGCTCAGGGCGGCAACTCGGCCAACGCCGCGCAAAGGCAAAAAGACCGCCGAGCAACCGCCATCTGAGCCTGCGCCGGATCTGCTCCTGTTGCACTCACGCTTCCGTCCCCCCGAACGAAAGGCCAAACTGCAACAACTGTTGGAGATGGAAAAGAGCGGCGGCATTGTCATCGCTACGCAGGTGGTGGAAGCCGGCGTGGACATTTCGGCGCGCACACTGTTCACTGAACTCTCGCCGTGGGCCTCGTTCGTCCAGCGGGTGGGGCGGTGCAACCGCAAGGGCGAGTTCGAGCAGGCGGAGGTTTTCTGGGTGGATGTGGACACCGGGAAGAAAGGCGGCGCCGCGCCCTACACGCCCGAAGAACTGGAGGCCGCCCGCAAGGAGCTCAAGGCGCTGAGCGAGGTTGGCCCACGTGCCCTGCACGACTATCTAGCCGAGCTGCCGGAGAAGCGGCTGACGGCCCTGTATCCCTACGCCGCCGAACACGTCATCCGCCGCCGCACCGTCGAGGAACTGTTCGACACGACACCCGATCTGACCGGCGCTGATATCGATATCTCGCTCTATATCCGCGAGAATGATGAACACGATGTGCAGGTGTTCTGGCGGGACTGGGAGGGTGACACCCCCAATCGCCCAGAGCCACAGCCAGAGCCAGGCCGCGATGAACTCTGCCCCACACCGCTCAACAAGGAAACACGCGACTGGTTGAGCAAAAACGGCTGGCGCTGGGACTTCCTCGAGGATCGCTGGACGCGCGCCGAGCGGATCACCCCCGGCCAGATTTACCTGCTCCATGCAAGCGTTGGTGGCTACTCTGCCGAGAAAGGCTTCGACATAAGCCTTGCCGCCCCCGTCACGCCGCTGGGTAGCGTAGGCCAGAAGCCAGAAGGCAACGAGAGCGATCCCTGGTCTACCGAGCGCAAAATCTGGCAGACCATCGCGGCGCACACCAATCAGGTGGTGGAGGAGATGGACGCCATCGTTCAGGCCTTGGGCAACCTGCTGACAGCAGAAGAAATGCGCCAACTGCGCCACGCCGCTCGCTGGCACGATTGGGGCAAGGCCTACTACGTCTTTCAAAACGCGCTTACCGCCACTGCCCAACCGGATTTTGACTTGCCAGATGCACTGCACTGCTGGGGCAAGTCCGCGCGTCGTAGCGCACCCTACGAACACCCCCATTTCCGCCATGAACTTGCCAGTGCGCTGGCCATGTTGGCCCAGGGCCATCCTGATCTCGCCTGGTATCTCGTCGCCGCTCATCATGGGAAGGTGCGCGTCTCCATTCGCTCGCTGCCCGGCGAAAAGCCCGCGCCCGACGGCAAACGCTTTGCGCGCGGCGTGTGGGAGGGCGACCGGATGCCGCCCGTGAAGCTGGGTGGCGGCGTGACCGCGCCTGAAGTCACCTTCTCGCTCGCCCCGATGGAACTCGGTCTCAGCGAGGACGGCCGGCCCAGTTGGGCCGAGCGCGTACTGCAACTGCTGGAAAATTACGGCCCGTTCCGTCTGGCTTACCTCGAAGCGCTGTTGTGCGCCGCCGACCGCCGCGCCAGTGCCAAAGCCCACCCGGAGGTCTCCTAA
- the csx17 gene encoding type I-U CRISPR-associated protein Csx17 translates to MTNKIRLPGCRPEPLMSYLKALGVFRLVAEQADPAARAAWEGDTFVLHTSLGEAELLAFFQQRYTPTPIVAPWAGGSGFFEKDNKQAVEAISKSKSPRLAPYRQIIAQVRSILKELKQTSKPQNEAKDRLLRRYRRELPDEFVAWMDSAIVLQNEGQKFPPILGSGGNDGRLDFTQNLMQRLVEIGFAGEALAPESKVWLRNALFGEPARDLMSAAVGQFDPGRAGGPNAGQGMEGISQVNPWEYVLMLEGALLMAGSVTRRLDAHAGEKGSFPFTVNMTAVGNGSLNPGEDSRGEVWLPLWNNPAQLNEVRQVFAEGRAQIGKRQARNAVDFARAVAGLGVDRGLSGFARYGFLKRSGKAYLAVSLGGFDTHVQAEHTGLLVELDDWLDRFRRACAGDNVQPRFSAALRRLDEAIFDYCRFGGAMRFGEIVRALGQCEHALALNAQKPGIIGQSKYAVSPVPLLSKTWLTAAQEDSPEFRIALALAAMRATGGVGALRTNLEVVSPTKWGWTWAEPQDRYATVWGGTDLPRNLQAVLERRLMDATRLGLKGLPLESRFSADADDITAFLAGQVDDDRLTEWLWGLMLIDVQNASWEDLTLTRSAPTPQPIPRAYALLKLLFLPEYHALRTEGDKPVKPEPSTLTHLRAGRLNAACETAARRLRASGYVPMPGPMSGRGARQMDYTLPGPMLARLPAALSIPISQPQRLASLVLRAAVAKDVFEEATW, encoded by the coding sequence ATGACTAACAAAATTCGCTTGCCCGGCTGCCGACCTGAGCCATTGATGTCGTACCTCAAAGCGCTGGGCGTATTCCGCCTGGTGGCCGAGCAGGCCGATCCAGCCGCCCGTGCCGCCTGGGAGGGAGATACCTTCGTCCTGCACACATCACTGGGCGAGGCGGAGCTGTTGGCTTTCTTTCAGCAACGCTACACGCCCACGCCGATTGTGGCGCCATGGGCAGGTGGCAGCGGCTTTTTCGAAAAGGATAACAAGCAGGCTGTAGAAGCAATTTCGAAGAGTAAATCGCCTCGTCTCGCCCCTTACCGGCAAATCATCGCCCAGGTGCGCAGCATCTTGAAGGAGCTGAAACAGACCAGCAAGCCACAAAATGAAGCGAAAGATCGCCTGCTCCGGCGCTATCGCCGCGAACTGCCGGATGAGTTCGTAGCCTGGATGGATAGCGCGATTGTTCTCCAAAACGAGGGGCAGAAGTTCCCTCCCATTCTTGGCAGCGGCGGCAACGATGGCCGTCTTGATTTCACCCAAAACCTGATGCAACGCTTGGTGGAAATCGGTTTTGCCGGTGAAGCGCTGGCGCCCGAGTCAAAAGTCTGGCTCAGAAATGCACTGTTTGGCGAGCCGGCCAGAGATTTGATGTCGGCTGCCGTCGGACAATTTGACCCCGGGCGCGCAGGCGGCCCCAACGCCGGACAAGGCATGGAGGGCATTTCTCAGGTCAACCCCTGGGAGTACGTGCTCATGCTGGAGGGGGCGCTGCTGATGGCCGGCTCGGTCACACGTCGGTTGGATGCCCACGCCGGGGAGAAGGGCTCTTTTCCGTTCACCGTGAATATGACCGCAGTCGGCAACGGCTCTCTCAACCCAGGTGAAGACTCACGCGGTGAAGTCTGGCTCCCTCTCTGGAACAACCCGGCGCAACTCAACGAAGTCCGTCAAGTCTTTGCCGAAGGGCGCGCGCAGATCGGCAAGCGCCAGGCGCGCAACGCTGTGGACTTTGCCCGTGCCGTCGCCGGGCTGGGCGTTGACCGGGGTCTATCTGGATTTGCTCGCTATGGCTTTCTCAAGCGGAGCGGCAAGGCGTATCTCGCAGTGTCACTGGGAGGCTTTGACACGCATGTCCAAGCGGAACACACCGGCTTGCTTGTGGAGCTCGATGACTGGCTCGACCGCTTCCGGCGCGCCTGCGCCGGCGACAACGTCCAGCCGCGCTTCAGCGCTGCCCTGCGCCGCCTCGACGAAGCCATCTTCGATTACTGCCGCTTCGGCGGCGCGATGCGCTTCGGCGAAATTGTGCGCGCGTTGGGGCAATGCGAGCACGCCCTGGCCCTGAATGCGCAGAAACCCGGCATCATCGGCCAGAGCAAGTACGCGGTCAGCCCTGTTCCATTGCTTTCCAAAACATGGCTGACTGCGGCGCAGGAAGACTCGCCAGAGTTCCGCATCGCGCTGGCCCTGGCGGCCATGCGCGCCACCGGCGGCGTAGGCGCGCTGCGCACCAACCTCGAAGTCGTCTCGCCTACCAAATGGGGTTGGACGTGGGCCGAGCCACAAGATCGCTATGCCACCGTGTGGGGCGGCACTGACCTGCCACGCAACTTGCAAGCCGTGCTGGAACGCCGTTTGATGGACGCAACCCGTTTGGGGTTGAAGGGTTTGCCGCTCGAATCGCGCTTCTCGGCCGACGCAGACGACATCACGGCCTTCCTCGCCGGTCAGGTGGACGACGATCGCCTGACGGAATGGCTGTGGGGGCTGATGTTGATTGATGTGCAGAACGCCAGTTGGGAAGACCTCACCCTCACCCGGTCGGCCCCAACACCACAACCCATCCCACGCGCTTACGCACTGCTCAAGTTGTTGTTCCTGCCGGAATATCACGCACTGAGGACAGAGGGCGATAAACCTGTCAAACCGGAACCGAGCACCCTCACGCACCTGCGCGCCGGCCGCCTGAACGCCGCTTGCGAAACGGCTGCGCGGCGCCTGCGCGCTTCCGGCTATGTGCCCATGCCCGGCCCCATGTCGGGGCGCGGCGCGCGGCAGATGGACTATACCCTGCCCGGCCCGATGCTGGCGCGCTTGCCGGCAGCGCTCAGCATTCCAATTTCCCAACCACAGCGGCTCGCGTCACTGGTTTTGCGTGCCGCTGTGGCAAAGGACGTCTTCGAAGAGGCAACGTGGTAA
- the cas7u gene encoding type I-U CRISPR-associated RAMP protein Csb1/Cas7u: MTLDFSPLKNETRLLMQASLKPLQGERFQPTGFPDLGAARYTLADGTEMLLVESAQSVANRMETAGWNDAANDLVACLQGLPYIKVLDTSGQFLTASVLEAHRLNSPYILESNDTTVFDLLKRETGDSDRPVNIAGLAKVVCKYDINAVLHGVFIAKSNLAGGRLRLTRALSGFIEARNVRPAESGGVKNDQVNPSGDTRQGFGNVPFHRTEFVAEDITAYFNLDLALLRGYGLPEEAINLLIALALFKVQSFLVRGLRLRTACDLEVKTPLQVTRPDGYTLPTLAELESALPGLIATCAAKGLFADPAVTTVRYEPKQTSSKGKKNKQEEGEEAEGV; this comes from the coding sequence ATGACACTCGATTTTTCTCCGCTCAAAAACGAAACCCGTCTGCTCATGCAAGCCAGTCTCAAGCCCCTCCAGGGCGAGCGCTTCCAGCCCACCGGCTTCCCGGATTTGGGCGCGGCGCGCTACACCCTGGCCGACGGCACCGAGATGCTCCTCGTCGAATCGGCCCAATCGGTGGCGAACCGCATGGAAACTGCCGGATGGAATGACGCTGCCAACGACCTTGTCGCCTGTCTCCAGGGCCTGCCATACATCAAAGTGCTCGACACCAGCGGGCAATTCCTTACCGCCTCTGTCTTGGAAGCGCATCGTCTGAACTCACCGTACATTCTCGAAAGCAATGATACCACCGTTTTCGATCTCTTGAAAAGGGAGACCGGTGATAGCGATAGGCCAGTGAACATTGCTGGTCTGGCAAAAGTCGTTTGCAAATACGACATCAACGCTGTGTTGCACGGCGTGTTCATTGCCAAAAGCAACCTCGCCGGTGGGCGTCTGCGCCTCACGCGCGCGCTCTCCGGCTTCATCGAAGCGCGCAATGTGCGTCCGGCCGAGAGCGGCGGTGTGAAAAACGACCAAGTCAATCCGTCGGGCGATACCCGACAGGGTTTTGGTAATGTACCTTTCCACCGCACCGAGTTCGTGGCCGAAGACATCACCGCTTACTTCAACCTCGACCTGGCGCTCCTGCGTGGCTATGGGCTGCCCGAAGAAGCTATAAACTTGCTGATTGCGCTAGCGCTCTTCAAAGTGCAGAGCTTTTTGGTGCGCGGCCTGAGATTGCGCACCGCCTGCGATCTCGAAGTCAAAACACCCCTGCAAGTGACACGCCCGGACGGCTACACCCTGCCCACACTGGCCGAGCTGGAGTCGGCCTTGCCTGGTCTGATCGCTACGTGCGCCGCAAAGGGGCTGTTCGCCGATCCCGCCGTGACCACGGTGCGATACGAACCCAAGCAAACGAGTTCCAAAGGCAAGAAGAACAAACAGGAAGAAGGAGAGGAAGCAGAGGGGGTATAG
- the csb2 gene encoding type I-U CRISPR-associated protein Csb2, which produces MAVTLALSFPNGRYHATGWRRHVNEATPDWPPAPWRLLRAFVAVWKRTLASDTLVNAHLPTALAKLTAPPLYKLPPATLGHTRHYLTQKIKGDADLVFDGFIALTTDAKLGISWPEADLTPAEQEALGRVLSRLNYLGRAETWCVARLANWDALNGMPCAWVDAETGEIHGPTAGRTEAVRVLCLDPHNWNQWSYGRKAHQPDPQWNLLAETADLHAEGWSDPPGSRWVTYLRPANALTPPPPAHQRRVRAENRPCLLRFALDGPVLPRVTETVYVAELARRRVQGIFGKLFDGAASDLFSGKQTNGTPATEHHHAFFLPVDEDGDGKLEHLILYAAKGFGPHELRALDAWRKTRGPGGIEMHVVWLGAQEKAPAARRWRSATPFIVTRHYKKYGSKRDTFPREQLPEMNLREELERRGLPAPVRIETVEALSLNGRTLPWRNFRQQRVLGNGRRGNDFGKGFEIEFAEPVPGPLALGYACHFGLGLFVPAD; this is translated from the coding sequence ATGGCAGTCACGCTTGCGCTCTCCTTTCCCAACGGACGCTATCACGCCACCGGCTGGAGGCGGCACGTCAACGAGGCCACTCCCGACTGGCCACCAGCGCCATGGCGTCTGCTGCGCGCCTTCGTCGCGGTGTGGAAGCGTACCTTGGCGAGCGATACGTTGGTAAACGCGCACCTCCCTACCGCGCTGGCCAAACTCACCGCGCCGCCTCTCTACAAACTGCCGCCGGCCACCCTCGGCCACACCCGGCACTACCTGACCCAGAAAATAAAAGGCGATGCAGACCTCGTCTTCGACGGATTCATCGCCCTCACCACCGATGCCAAATTGGGAATATCCTGGCCCGAAGCGGACCTCACGCCTGCCGAACAGGAGGCGCTGGGGCGCGTGCTGAGCCGGCTGAACTACCTGGGCCGCGCCGAAACCTGGTGTGTGGCGCGGCTCGCCAACTGGGATGCGTTAAACGGCATGCCCTGCGCCTGGGTAGATGCAGAGACCGGCGAAATTCATGGCCCCACCGCCGGACGCACCGAAGCCGTACGCGTGCTCTGCCTCGACCCGCACAACTGGAATCAATGGAGCTACGGCCGCAAAGCGCACCAACCCGATCCCCAATGGAATCTGTTGGCCGAGACCGCCGACCTGCACGCCGAAGGCTGGTCTGACCCTCCCGGCTCGCGCTGGGTGACCTACCTGCGGCCAGCGAACGCCCTGACGCCGCCACCCCCGGCCCACCAGCGCCGAGTGCGCGCAGAAAACCGCCCATGCTTGCTGCGCTTCGCCCTTGACGGCCCGGTTCTCCCGCGCGTCACCGAGACGGTGTATGTGGCCGAACTGGCGCGCCGGCGCGTGCAAGGCATCTTCGGTAAGTTGTTCGATGGCGCGGCCTCAGACCTCTTCTCCGGCAAACAGACCAATGGAACACCCGCCACCGAACATCACCATGCGTTCTTCCTGCCTGTCGATGAGGATGGCGATGGCAAACTGGAACACCTCATCCTGTATGCTGCCAAAGGGTTCGGTCCTCATGAACTGCGCGCGCTGGACGCATGGCGCAAAACACGTGGCCCCGGCGGCATAGAGATGCATGTCGTCTGGCTGGGTGCACAGGAGAAGGCCCCCGCCGCCCGGCGCTGGCGCTCGGCCACGCCCTTCATTGTCACACGGCATTACAAAAAATATGGCTCCAAGCGGGATACATTTCCCCGAGAACAGCTCCCGGAAATGAACTTACGCGAGGAGCTCGAACGGAGAGGCTTGCCAGCCCCGGTGCGCATCGAAACCGTAGAGGCTCTCTCCCTGAACGGACGCACACTCCCCTGGCGAAACTTTCGCCAGCAGCGCGTGCTAGGTAATGGCCGGCGTGGCAACGACTTCGGCAAGGGCTTCGAGATTGAGTTTGCCGAACCGGTGCCCGGGCCACTGGCCCTGGGCTACGCCTGCCACTTCGGCCTCGGCCTGTTTGTGCCCGCAGACTAG
- the cas1 gene encoding CRISPR-associated endonuclease Cas1, which yields MSDDVRPGAPGLIPARMLNEFVYCPRLAYLEWVQGEWADSADTVEGKGVHSRVDAAPGNLPKADAENQSIHARSVWLSSESLGITARLDIVEAEGHEATPVDYKRGKRPHTARGAYDAERVQLCAQGLLLREHGYQCAAGILYYAASRERVRIPLDDELIALTQAAIAGLRQMAQSTTIPPPLEDSPKCPRCSLAGICLPDETRFLGGNGLIPRPIAAADPAALPLYVQSPRAWLRKDGERIIVEEDKTPVAEARLGEVSQVVLFGTAQLSSPLLHELLRREIPVSWHTYGGWFVGHTTGLGHRNVETRTAQYRASFDASTCLRLARGWIASKIANCRTLLRRNWRSETSTSAQVLRTLQDLMRKVRRTTSLQELLGMEGTAARLYFQHFTCMLRPETLVAPFDFMGRNRRPPRDPVNALLSFAYAMLTRQWHITLSAVGLDPYRGFYHQPRFGRPALALDMMEPFRPLIADSSVLMALNNGEVHPTDFIVSAHGCALTDNGRKRFIATLERRMQQEVTHPIFGYRISYRRLLEVQARLLIRFLTGEIPQYPNFLTR from the coding sequence ATGTCCGACGACGTGCGTCCTGGAGCGCCAGGACTCATCCCGGCGCGCATGCTCAACGAGTTCGTCTACTGCCCCCGTCTGGCCTATCTGGAATGGGTGCAGGGCGAGTGGGCGGATTCGGCGGATACGGTGGAAGGAAAGGGAGTGCACAGCCGCGTGGATGCGGCTCCGGGCAACCTCCCAAAGGCCGATGCCGAAAACCAAAGCATCCATGCCCGCTCGGTGTGGCTTTCCTCGGAATCTCTGGGCATCACCGCCCGGCTGGATATCGTCGAGGCCGAAGGGCACGAAGCGACACCGGTGGACTACAAACGCGGCAAGCGCCCCCATACGGCCCGAGGGGCCTACGACGCAGAACGGGTACAGCTCTGCGCGCAAGGGCTGTTGCTGCGCGAACACGGCTACCAATGTGCAGCGGGGATCCTGTATTATGCCGCCTCCCGGGAGCGGGTACGCATCCCTCTGGATGACGAACTCATCGCCTTGACCCAAGCCGCCATCGCTGGCCTTCGTCAAATGGCCCAGTCCACGACTATCCCTCCGCCGCTGGAAGACAGTCCCAAATGTCCGCGCTGCTCACTGGCAGGCATCTGTCTTCCCGACGAAACGCGGTTCTTGGGAGGAAACGGTCTTATCCCCCGACCTATTGCCGCCGCAGACCCAGCGGCCCTGCCGCTCTATGTCCAATCCCCCCGGGCGTGGCTCCGTAAGGACGGCGAACGCATCATCGTGGAAGAAGACAAAACGCCGGTGGCCGAAGCCCGGCTGGGAGAAGTCTCGCAAGTGGTCCTCTTTGGCACCGCGCAGCTGTCCTCTCCGCTCCTCCACGAGCTTTTACGCCGAGAGATCCCCGTCTCATGGCATACCTACGGTGGATGGTTCGTGGGGCACACCACAGGTCTCGGGCACCGCAACGTGGAAACTCGCACCGCACAATACCGGGCCAGCTTCGACGCCTCAACCTGTCTGCGCCTTGCTCGAGGTTGGATTGCCTCCAAGATCGCCAATTGCCGCACCTTGCTGCGCCGCAACTGGCGATCCGAGACCTCGACTTCTGCGCAAGTATTGCGGACCCTCCAAGACCTCATGCGCAAGGTCCGCCGAACGACTTCCCTGCAAGAACTCTTAGGGATGGAAGGGACAGCAGCCCGGCTCTATTTCCAGCACTTCACCTGCATGCTGCGGCCAGAAACCTTGGTCGCGCCATTCGACTTCATGGGCCGAAACCGCAGGCCGCCTCGGGACCCCGTCAATGCCCTCCTGTCCTTTGCCTACGCCATGCTCACACGCCAATGGCACATCACGCTCTCAGCCGTCGGTCTGGACCCCTACCGAGGCTTCTACCACCAACCCCGCTTCGGTCGCCCCGCCCTAGCCTTGGATATGATGGAACCCTTCCGCCCGCTCATCGCAGATTCATCCGTACTCATGGCCCTCAACAACGGCGAGGTACACCCAACGGACTTTATTGTTTCTGCCCATGGATGTGCCCTCACGGACAATGGCCGCAAACGATTCATCGCCACCTTGGAACGCCGTATGCAACAAGAAGTGACGCACCCCATCTTCGGATACCGCATCAGCTACCGACGTCTTCTGGAGGTGCAGGCCCGCCTTCTCATCCGTTTTCTGACAGGCGAAATTCCGCAATATCCAAACTTTCTTACTCGATAG
- the cas2 gene encoding CRISPR-associated endonuclease Cas2: protein MEHLFIVTYDITNPRRWRRVFRIMNGFGQWLQLSVFQCRLDRRREVELRAALQTAIRQQEDHVLIIDLGPAERIRTQISSLGKEFTPIERKPIIV, encoded by the coding sequence ATGGAACATCTCTTCATTGTCACCTATGATATCACCAATCCCAGGCGCTGGCGCCGTGTGTTCCGCATTATGAATGGGTTTGGGCAGTGGCTCCAGCTCTCCGTATTTCAATGTCGGCTCGATCGTCGGCGGGAAGTAGAGCTCCGAGCGGCCCTGCAAACAGCCATCCGCCAACAGGAGGACCACGTGCTCATCATCGACCTCGGGCCTGCGGAACGGATTCGCACCCAGATCAGCAGCCTAGGCAAGGAGTTCACCCCCATTGAGCGCAAGCCGATTATCGTATAG
- a CDS encoding phage virion morphogenesis protein → MKVEVVDDAVLEAIASISRRLEDMQPALDLVDQALVEGSHDRILAGHNWTGARFAPNSPATMARKKGTKPLVGSKSFVTSRLHYEAGRDSVAVGSSRPSRPG, encoded by the coding sequence GTGAAGGTTGAGGTCGTTGATGACGCCGTCCTCGAGGCTATTGCCAGCATATCGCGCCGCCTGGAGGACATGCAACCGGCGCTCGACCTCGTCGACCAGGCCCTCGTGGAGGGCAGCCACGACCGCATCCTGGCCGGGCACAACTGGACCGGGGCGCGCTTCGCCCCCAACAGCCCGGCGACCATGGCCCGCAAGAAGGGGACAAAGCCGCTCGTCGGCAGCAAGAGCTTCGTCACGTCGCGGCTGCACTACGAAGCCGGGCGCGATTCGGTGGCCGTGGGCAGCTCTCGGCCAAGCAGGCCGGGGTAA
- a CDS encoding WYL domain-containing protein: MNTDRIVTICRMLSLSRRAVPLQVFLDELEISRATFKRDLASLRDRFGAPIVYDRDAGGYRFDSSSPDGSVYELPGLWFSASELYALLAAHRLLEQIEPGILADHLAPLQSRLAELLGAGGHPVQEIERRVRILSIARRRVEPRFFAHVAAALMRRHRIEIDAWNRARDEVNTRVVSPQRLVHYRDNWYLDAFCHWRGALRSFALDTLRRVRLLPQKAQEISDAQLDAHYTGAYGIFAGMPTAQAVLRFSAERARWVRAEVWHPKQQQEDLPDGGLRLTVPYADERELMMDILRHGRHVTVEAPQSLRQRMAEEVAVLAARYGVGLASAS; this comes from the coding sequence GTGAACACGGACCGTATCGTCACGATTTGTCGCATGCTCTCGCTTTCGCGGCGAGCAGTACCGTTGCAGGTGTTTCTGGATGAGCTCGAAATCTCCCGCGCCACTTTCAAACGCGATCTTGCGTCCTTGCGTGATCGGTTCGGCGCCCCCATCGTTTATGATCGCGATGCCGGGGGCTATCGTTTCGATTCCTCCTCCCCGGATGGGTCAGTCTACGAGTTGCCTGGGCTATGGTTTTCCGCAAGTGAGCTCTACGCGCTCCTTGCTGCACATAGGCTTCTGGAGCAGATTGAGCCTGGCATCCTTGCCGACCATCTCGCGCCCCTGCAATCGCGGTTGGCGGAACTCCTTGGTGCTGGTGGTCATCCGGTGCAGGAGATCGAGCGGCGCGTGCGCATTCTCTCCATTGCACGCCGCAGGGTGGAGCCGCGCTTCTTTGCCCACGTCGCTGCTGCGTTGATGCGTCGTCATCGCATCGAGATCGATGCCTGGAACCGGGCGCGCGATGAGGTCAACACCCGTGTCGTGTCTCCGCAGCGACTGGTGCACTACCGTGACAATTGGTACCTGGACGCCTTCTGCCATTGGCGCGGGGCGTTGCGGAGCTTTGCCCTGGATACGCTGCGGCGTGTGCGCCTTTTGCCGCAAAAAGCGCAGGAGATCAGCGACGCCCAATTGGACGCCCACTATACCGGCGCGTACGGCATTTTTGCAGGCATGCCCACTGCGCAAGCGGTACTGCGCTTTTCCGCCGAGCGCGCCCGTTGGGTGCGTGCCGAGGTGTGGCACCCCAAACAGCAGCAGGAAGATCTGCCCGATGGCGGCCTGCGTCTGACCGTACCGTATGCGGATGAGCGTGAGTTGATGATGGATATCCTGCGTCATGGTCGGCATGTCACCGTGGAAGCCCCGCAGAGCCTGCGTCAGCGCATGGCTGAAGAGGTGGCGGTGCTGGCGGCTCGGTATGGGGTTGGCCTCGCATCCGCTTCGTGA